AAGGCCCGCATGAGGTCCAGGGCCTCGGGGCCCCGGACCTCGCCGACGATGACCCACCTGGGGTTCATCCGCAGGCTGTTGCGCACCAGGTCGCGCAGGGTGACCTCCACCTCCCCCTCGTGCACGGCCTTCTTGGCCTCCAGGGGCGCCCAGAGCTCGTTGCGCAGCTGGATCTCCCGGGAGTCCTCCACCGTCACCACGATGTCCCGCTCCGGGATGAAGGCCCCCAGCACGTTCAGGAGCGTCGTCTTGCCGGAGCCGGTCCCCCCGGAGATCAGGATGTTCTTGCCGGACAGGACCAGGCTGCGGAGGATCTCCGCGCCGGCCGGGTCGAAGGAGCCGCCCTCGAGGAGCTGCGCCGCCGTCAGTTTCTCCTTCGTGAAGAGACGGATGGCGACGGCGGCCCCGTCGGCGAAGCAGGGTGGGATGATGACGTTGACCCGGGAGCCGTCGGGCAGCCGGGAGTCCAGGATGGGGTTGTCCGCGTCCAGCCGGCGCTTGATGTGGCGCCCGATGGCTTTCGCGGCCACCATGAGGTCCTCGGCGGACTCCCACCGGGCGGGGGCCCGCTCGGGCTTTCTCCCCTGGCGCTTGACGAAGACCTTCTCGGGGCCGTAGACCAGGATGTCGGTGACATCGGGGTCGCCCAGCCAGGGGGCCACGGGCCCCAGGGTGATCTTGAGCAGGTCGAGGTTGAGGGTGGAGCCGCTCATCGCAGGACCCGGGCGGCCATGAAGACGGAAGCCGCCATCATGGCCTTGACCAGGGACTCGGGGGAGCCGAAGGAGCGGCGGGCGTAGACGGTCTTCCCCGAGTCCCGGTTGTGCACGTAGAACTCCACGCACAGCCCCGGGAGGGACCTTTCGTTCTTCACCGGCACCACGCCCAGCAGGGCCAGGCCCAGCTCGATCCTCCCCGTGTCG
This Acidobacteriota bacterium DNA region includes the following protein-coding sequences:
- a CDS encoding CpaF family protein, whose product is MSGSTLNLDLLKITLGPVAPWLGDPDVTDILVYGPEKVFVKRQGRKPERAPARWESAEDLMVAAKAIGRHIKRRLDADNPILDSRLPDGSRVNVIIPPCFADGAAVAIRLFTKEKLTAAQLLEGGSFDPAGAEILRSLVLSGKNILISGGTGSGKTTLLNVLGAFIPERDIVVTVEDSREIQLRNELWAPLEAKKAVHEGEVEVTLRDLVRNSLRMNPRWVIVGEVRGPEALDLMRAFNTGHSGMGTVHANSCDDALGALENLILQSGLDIPARAIKEMVARAIHIVIQVCQYPDESRKIAEIAEIRGLDYDTSPTFPPYRVNTLYRFEPSGYDTDGRLTGRFTVVGKPSFLEALSLLKDFEVPEFWR